The proteins below are encoded in one region of Desulfovibrio sp. X2:
- a CDS encoding cation-transporting P-type ATPase, which translates to MDSVTDRQWHHLEAADAVRALGTDRERGLDLFEVQRRQEEFGPNAISRVKGAGPLRRFLLQFHQPLIYILLVSGLIATALGEHVDSLVILGVVLVNAVVGYLQEAKAVGALEALARSMVTEATVVRAGQSRRVDAKALVPGDLVVLRSGDKAPADMRLVSVKNLQVDESALTGESLPVEKGERALPLDTLLADRGNMAYASTVVTYGQAAGIVVSTGDRTEIGRISGLVAGAESLDTPLTRKIEAFSRILLWGILALAAVTFFAGIMKGESVPDMFMAAVALTVGAIPEGLPAAVTVILAMGVSRMAARGAIIRKLPAVETLGATTVVCSDKTGTLTQNQMTVVEIRSGGRVRAVSGSGYEAGGAVEGVAQGFADGAGNGVDGRDEALRETLLAGILCNETIIEAGELGVTVSGDPTEAALLVAASKAGLDRAAQSARLPRLDTLPFESQHQYMATLHGRGDGAPPVVYFKGSVEALLQRVSDSMAGDGGRLPADAARIQAEAEDMASRGLRVLAMAEKELPQGTRTLDHADVASGMTFLGLQGMIDPPRPEAVDAVKTLHRAGVRVKMITGDHALTAAAIGRMLGMGGSEDGCPPRCRTLTGAEVAAMGDAELVEAVRDVDVFARVAPEQKLRLVMALQNQGEIAAMTGDGVNDAPALKQADIGVAMGRGGTEAAKEAADMILTDDNFATIEAAVEEGRGVYDNLLKFIVWTLPTNLGEGLVILVSVILGGALPILPVQILWINMTTAGALGLTLAFEPKEPGIMERRPREADHPILDRELVIRIVLVGGILLLAAFGLYRWELAASHSEAQARTVAVNVFVMVEAFYLFNSRSFTLSPFALGFGGNVWLLGGFALMMALQLLFTYAPFMNVMFGSAPVDLLSWAKAAAVGALSFLVVEFEKRLRRA; encoded by the coding sequence TCAGCCGGGTCAAGGGCGCGGGGCCGCTCAGGCGCTTCCTCCTGCAGTTCCACCAGCCGCTCATCTACATCCTGCTGGTCTCGGGGCTCATCGCGACCGCCCTGGGCGAGCACGTGGATTCCCTGGTGATCCTCGGCGTGGTCCTGGTCAACGCCGTGGTCGGCTACCTCCAGGAGGCCAAGGCCGTGGGGGCGCTGGAGGCGCTGGCGCGGTCCATGGTCACCGAGGCCACGGTCGTGCGCGCGGGCCAGAGCCGCCGCGTGGACGCCAAGGCGCTCGTGCCCGGCGACCTCGTCGTGCTCCGCTCGGGCGACAAGGCCCCGGCGGACATGCGCCTGGTCTCGGTGAAGAACCTGCAGGTCGACGAATCCGCGCTGACCGGGGAATCGCTTCCCGTGGAGAAGGGCGAGAGGGCCCTGCCCCTGGACACGCTCCTGGCCGACCGCGGCAACATGGCCTACGCCTCCACGGTCGTCACCTACGGACAGGCCGCGGGCATCGTGGTCTCCACCGGAGACCGCACGGAGATCGGCCGCATATCCGGCCTGGTGGCCGGGGCGGAGAGCCTGGACACCCCCCTCACGCGCAAGATCGAGGCCTTCAGCCGCATCCTGCTGTGGGGCATCCTGGCCCTGGCGGCCGTGACCTTCTTCGCCGGGATCATGAAGGGCGAATCCGTGCCCGACATGTTCATGGCCGCGGTCGCGCTCACGGTGGGCGCCATACCCGAGGGGCTGCCCGCGGCCGTGACCGTCATCCTGGCCATGGGCGTGTCGCGCATGGCCGCCCGCGGCGCGATCATCCGCAAGCTGCCCGCGGTGGAGACGCTGGGCGCGACCACCGTGGTCTGCTCCGACAAGACGGGCACCCTGACCCAGAACCAGATGACCGTGGTGGAGATCCGCTCCGGCGGCCGCGTCCGGGCCGTGAGCGGGTCCGGCTACGAGGCCGGGGGCGCCGTGGAAGGCGTGGCGCAAGGCTTTGCGGATGGGGCCGGGAACGGGGTCGACGGCCGCGACGAGGCGCTGCGCGAGACGCTGCTGGCGGGAATCCTGTGCAACGAGACGATCATCGAGGCGGGGGAGCTCGGCGTCACGGTTTCGGGCGACCCCACGGAGGCCGCCCTGCTGGTGGCGGCAAGCAAGGCCGGGCTGGACCGGGCCGCGCAGTCCGCCCGCCTGCCGCGGCTGGACACCCTGCCCTTCGAGTCGCAGCACCAGTACATGGCCACGCTGCACGGCCGGGGAGACGGCGCGCCGCCCGTGGTCTACTTCAAGGGGTCCGTGGAGGCGCTGCTGCAAAGGGTTTCCGACTCCATGGCCGGGGACGGCGGCCGCCTGCCCGCGGACGCGGCCCGGATCCAGGCCGAGGCGGAGGACATGGCGTCGCGGGGGCTTCGCGTGCTGGCCATGGCCGAAAAGGAGCTGCCCCAGGGGACGCGGACCCTGGACCACGCGGACGTGGCCTCGGGCATGACCTTCCTCGGGCTTCAGGGGATGATCGACCCGCCCCGGCCAGAGGCCGTGGACGCGGTGAAGACGCTGCACAGGGCCGGTGTCCGGGTCAAGATGATCACCGGCGACCACGCCCTGACCGCGGCGGCCATCGGCAGGATGCTGGGCATGGGCGGCTCGGAGGACGGCTGCCCGCCGCGCTGCCGGACGCTCACCGGGGCAGAGGTCGCGGCCATGGGCGACGCCGAGCTGGTCGAGGCGGTCAGGGACGTGGACGTCTTCGCCCGGGTGGCGCCGGAGCAGAAGCTCCGGCTGGTCATGGCCCTGCAGAACCAGGGGGAGATAGCCGCCATGACCGGCGACGGCGTCAACGACGCCCCGGCCCTGAAGCAGGCCGACATCGGCGTGGCCATGGGCCGGGGCGGCACCGAGGCCGCCAAGGAGGCCGCGGACATGATCCTCACCGACGACAACTTCGCCACCATCGAGGCCGCGGTGGAGGAGGGCCGTGGGGTGTACGACAACCTCCTGAAGTTCATCGTCTGGACCCTGCCCACCAACCTGGGCGAGGGGCTGGTCATCCTGGTCTCGGTCATCCTGGGCGGGGCGCTGCCCATCCTGCCCGTGCAGATTTTGTGGATCAACATGACCACCGCCGGGGCCCTGGGGCTGACCCTGGCCTTCGAGCCCAAGGAGCCGGGCATCATGGAGCGGCGGCCGCGCGAGGCGGACCATCCCATCCTCGACAGGGAGCTCGTCATCCGCATCGTCCTGGTGGGCGGCATCCTGCTGCTCGCCGCCTTCGGGCTGTACCGCTGGGAGCTGGCCGCCTCGCACAGCGAGGCGCAGGCCAGGACCGTGGCCGTCAACGTCTTCGTCATGGTGGAGGCCTTCTACCTCTTCAACAGCCGCTCCTTCACCCTCTCCCCCTTCGCCCTGGGGTTCGGGGGCAACGTATGGCTGCTCGGCGGCTTCGCGCTGATGATGGCGCTGCAGCTCCTGTTCACCTACGCCCCGTTCATGAACGTGA